A region of Maridesulfovibrio sp. DNA encodes the following proteins:
- a CDS encoding site-specific integrase, whose product MAKETRHKTKYPGVFYVEKKHELSGKPEKVYFIRYRKHGKQVEEKAGRQHRDDMTPAKASKLRAMKIDGDLPTNDEVRIAKRAEKEAENARWTIDKLWNEYVRQRGEVTKSLKSDINRYNRYLKDGFGNMETAELRTIEIDRLRSDLLKKLSPQTTKHVLALLKRIVNFSIKKGLCAAPDPRLLHFEMPKIDNVKTESMTSKQLKAFWQALDEEEDQNAASLIRLALATGMRRGALFALKWEDVDFEERFITLRGEAAKKGKTEKIPMAQLAYDILKQVDQVESEYVFPGHDGGKRKEFVRIARRVRDKAGLPKDFRPLHGLRHTFASLLASSGKVDLYTLQKLLSHGSPQMTQRYAHLADEALRRAASVADDVLGGVD is encoded by the coding sequence ATGGCAAAGGAAACAAGGCATAAGACGAAATACCCCGGTGTATTTTACGTCGAAAAAAAACATGAACTGAGCGGAAAGCCCGAAAAGGTCTATTTCATCCGCTACCGCAAGCACGGAAAACAGGTTGAAGAGAAGGCCGGTCGCCAGCATCGTGATGACATGACCCCGGCCAAGGCTTCAAAGCTGCGGGCCATGAAGATTGATGGAGACCTTCCGACCAACGATGAGGTCCGCATTGCCAAAAGGGCGGAGAAAGAAGCCGAGAATGCCAGATGGACTATCGACAAGCTCTGGAATGAATACGTCCGGCAGCGCGGTGAAGTCACCAAAAGCCTGAAGAGTGATATCAACCGCTACAACAGGTATCTCAAAGATGGCTTCGGCAATATGGAAACCGCAGAGCTGAGGACCATCGAGATTGACCGGCTCCGTTCCGATCTGTTGAAGAAGCTTTCCCCGCAGACCACCAAACACGTCCTTGCGTTGCTCAAGCGCATCGTAAATTTCAGTATCAAGAAAGGGCTCTGTGCAGCCCCCGATCCCCGTTTGCTCCATTTTGAAATGCCCAAGATCGACAATGTCAAAACCGAGAGCATGACATCAAAGCAGCTCAAGGCCTTCTGGCAGGCTCTTGATGAAGAGGAAGACCAGAATGCTGCTTCGCTTATCCGTCTGGCACTGGCTACTGGTATGCGTCGTGGAGCACTTTTTGCCCTGAAATGGGAAGATGTCGATTTCGAAGAACGGTTCATCACCCTGCGCGGAGAAGCAGCCAAGAAAGGTAAGACCGAAAAGATCCCCATGGCCCAGCTCGCCTATGACATCCTGAAGCAGGTGGATCAGGTGGAAAGCGAATATGTGTTCCCCGGCCACGATGGCGGCAAACGAAAAGAGTTCGTCAGGATTGCCCGCAGGGTTCGGGATAAGGCAGGCCTGCCCAAAGACTTCAGACCGCTCCATGGATTACGCCACACCTTTGCTTCATTGCTTGCTTCCAGTGGTAAGGTTGACCTCTATACCTTGCAGAAGCTGCTTAGTCACGGAAGCCCTCAAATGACCCAGCGGTATGCCCATTTAGCGGATGAGGCCCTACGAAGGGCTGCGTCTGTTGCGGATGATGTTTTGGGTGGTGTTGATTGA
- a CDS encoding phosphatidylserine decarboxylase, with product MDYIEYIDRDSGERRKEIVPGEGWLKWLYHNPLGKLVLHGVIKRKIISQWYGNKMDAPSSKGKIPGFVKDLNIDMNEATRPIDDYTSFNDFFIRELKPEARPVDPEPKAIVSPADGKILAFEGISGLDSFFVKGQQFSLDSFLQNCMLSKKYEYGTLLIIRLAPADYHRFHFPADGNITASTLINGDFFSVSPYAVRERLSVYWENKREYSLLKTPVAGDILLCEVGATMVGSIEQSYSPDCDVKKGQEKGWFKFGGSTVIMLLEKGMASIDPDILQNTENGFETSIKMGRRIAEACN from the coding sequence ATGGATTACATAGAATACATTGACCGGGACTCAGGAGAACGGCGCAAGGAAATTGTGCCGGGCGAGGGATGGCTGAAATGGCTATACCATAATCCTCTGGGGAAGTTAGTCCTGCATGGAGTGATTAAAAGAAAAATTATTTCCCAATGGTACGGCAACAAAATGGATGCCCCGTCCTCTAAAGGGAAAATTCCCGGTTTCGTAAAGGATTTAAATATTGATATGAATGAGGCGACCCGCCCAATAGATGACTACACCTCATTCAACGATTTTTTCATCCGGGAACTCAAACCTGAAGCACGTCCGGTCGACCCTGAACCTAAGGCAATTGTTTCACCGGCAGACGGTAAGATACTGGCCTTTGAAGGCATCTCCGGACTGGATTCCTTCTTTGTAAAAGGACAGCAGTTCTCGCTCGACAGTTTCCTGCAGAACTGCATGCTCAGCAAAAAGTATGAATACGGCACTCTGCTGATAATTCGCCTTGCTCCTGCTGATTATCATCGTTTCCATTTTCCTGCAGACGGTAATATTACCGCATCCACATTGATCAACGGCGACTTTTTTTCAGTTTCTCCTTACGCTGTAAGAGAAAGACTCAGCGTATACTGGGAAAACAAAAGAGAATACAGCCTCCTAAAAACTCCGGTTGCCGGAGATATCCTGCTCTGCGAAGTTGGAGCAACCATGGTCGGTTCCATTGAGCAATCGTATAGCCCTGACTGTGATGTAAAAAAAGGACAGGAGAAAGGATGGTTCAAATTCGGCGGTTCTACAGTGATCATGCTTCTGGAAAAAGGTATGGCCAGCATTGATCCAGACATACTGCAAAACACTGAAAATGGATTCGAAACAAGTATAAAGATGGGCCGACGCATAGCAGAAGCCTGTAATTGA
- a CDS encoding nucleotidyl transferase AbiEii/AbiGii toxin family protein, producing the protein MRLHESKDIFRDAIQATADNLRLQSIFIEKDYWLTLALYRITQTDLADVTVFKGGTSLSKAYGCIERFSEDVDLAVITEQGIASNQIKKLLKKITEIASKDLTEEPAGSSKGSMIRKIYYSYPQTFEGAFGPISNKILLEVNAFAHPSPYQPLPISTYIYDFLKSRGEDALIKEFGLEPFPFQVLCLERTFTEKVMAIVKASCSDNSTESLRQKIRHIYDIHQLMQREEIQKFVNSADFQQLLEVVRKFDQEAPVGDAKWVDMDIAECPIFADTEAVWKSLLPAYRDGLGAIVYGELPAADDVLGSLVELGRIFTKIDLCD; encoded by the coding sequence GTGAGGCTTCACGAATCAAAAGATATTTTTCGGGATGCCATTCAGGCAACTGCGGATAATTTGCGGTTGCAAAGCATTTTTATCGAAAAAGATTACTGGCTGACTCTCGCGCTGTACCGGATTACTCAGACTGATCTTGCGGATGTTACGGTCTTCAAGGGTGGGACTTCTTTGTCCAAGGCATATGGTTGCATTGAACGCTTTTCTGAAGACGTGGACCTCGCTGTCATCACTGAACAGGGCATTGCATCCAATCAGATTAAAAAGCTGCTCAAGAAGATTACAGAGATAGCCAGCAAGGATTTGACTGAAGAGCCAGCGGGAAGCAGTAAAGGCTCCATGATCCGCAAGATTTATTATTCCTACCCGCAAACCTTTGAAGGTGCTTTCGGACCGATCTCTAACAAGATTTTGTTGGAAGTGAATGCTTTTGCTCATCCTTCGCCATACCAGCCGCTGCCGATCTCTACGTATATTTATGACTTCCTGAAAAGCAGGGGAGAGGATGCGCTTATCAAAGAGTTCGGGCTTGAGCCCTTTCCATTTCAAGTCCTGTGTCTTGAGCGGACATTCACGGAAAAAGTCATGGCGATTGTAAAAGCATCTTGTAGCGACAATTCAACTGAATCCCTGCGCCAGAAGATCAGGCATATTTACGACATCCACCAGCTCATGCAGCGGGAAGAGATTCAGAAGTTTGTCAACTCTGCTGATTTTCAGCAGCTTCTTGAGGTTGTGCGTAAATTCGATCAGGAAGCCCCGGTAGGCGATGCAAAGTGGGTGGATATGGATATAGCAGAATGTCCCATTTTTGCTGATACGGAGGCCGTATGGAAGTCCTTGTTGCCTGCATATCGTGATGGTCTTGGGGCTATCGTTTATGGGGAACTGCCTGCTGCGGATGATGTTTTGGGGAGTTTGGTGGAGCTGGGTAGGATTTTTACGAAAATCGACTTGTGCGACTAA
- a CDS encoding TolC family protein, which translates to MSGQMIKKFGTVCALCALLTFQGNICFAENSTSGTPLPDVENVSAETAEPVGLSGLEKNDESYKSAVNIESFKPGIIKIDDPAEKGSSLQTENPDTNRTALTLYHACELAVGGHPLVASSRYSMLEKNAEYGMARSVYLPRIDFRAQAGPSHNIDADSTSYGQSAVEMTQTLYNFGGLDASVDSAKFKAEGAKYRLARTQEDIAALTINAYLSVMQAQETLDVYNNTLNFYQKLLKTFWERYNAGISSKADARKVEVSLRSTESQVTVQQQQLKTARLMLENIIKQPVNEVDTNIPMDKMAISDTLEEAYAIAKANNVNLKAYDAEIESQKKAVSTIESGYYPSFGYRLQAKSEFKKVDGYENALDGQLTVNWNLFNGYATDESIKKEEAVLKRLVATKEATELEVQNILSDAFNAYKSSKKEFELAHDAYDASINLMGLYLSEFDLGIRTLLDLITAREGQTSAAVREVNARYARIRAALNIFLEQGRLPEVLGLPIEDTPFVTDNALYSAKGE; encoded by the coding sequence ATGTCAGGGCAGATGATTAAAAAATTCGGAACTGTCTGCGCGCTATGTGCGCTGCTTACGTTTCAAGGCAATATTTGTTTCGCAGAAAATTCCACATCGGGCACTCCCCTGCCTGATGTGGAAAACGTATCTGCTGAAACCGCAGAACCTGTCGGCCTCTCGGGATTGGAAAAAAATGACGAATCATACAAAAGCGCAGTAAATATTGAAAGCTTCAAGCCGGGAATCATCAAGATAGATGACCCGGCAGAAAAAGGCTCTTCCCTGCAAACAGAGAATCCTGATACAAACCGTACAGCCCTGACTCTATACCATGCTTGTGAACTTGCCGTGGGCGGTCATCCGCTGGTTGCGTCATCTCGCTACTCCATGCTGGAAAAGAATGCTGAGTACGGCATGGCCCGCAGCGTATATTTGCCGCGCATCGACTTTAGGGCGCAGGCCGGGCCTTCACACAACATAGATGCAGACAGCACCAGTTACGGTCAATCCGCAGTTGAAATGACCCAGACCCTGTACAATTTCGGCGGTCTGGATGCCAGTGTGGACAGTGCCAAATTCAAGGCTGAAGGAGCAAAATACCGTCTTGCCAGAACTCAGGAAGACATCGCAGCCCTGACCATCAATGCCTACCTGAGCGTGATGCAGGCACAGGAGACCCTTGACGTCTACAATAACACCTTGAATTTTTACCAGAAACTGCTGAAAACTTTTTGGGAACGCTATAATGCGGGAATCTCCTCCAAAGCTGATGCACGGAAAGTGGAAGTATCTCTGCGCTCAACAGAATCTCAGGTAACAGTGCAACAGCAGCAGCTGAAAACTGCCAGACTCATGCTTGAGAACATCATAAAGCAGCCGGTCAATGAAGTGGATACAAATATTCCCATGGACAAAATGGCCATATCCGATACCCTTGAAGAAGCTTATGCGATCGCCAAGGCCAACAACGTAAACCTCAAGGCTTACGATGCTGAAATCGAGTCACAGAAAAAGGCTGTTTCAACCATTGAGTCTGGCTACTACCCCTCTTTCGGGTACCGCCTGCAGGCCAAAAGTGAGTTCAAAAAAGTGGACGGGTATGAAAACGCACTGGACGGACAGCTCACCGTTAACTGGAACCTCTTTAACGGCTACGCTACAGATGAAAGCATAAAAAAAGAAGAGGCTGTTCTCAAACGTCTTGTCGCAACTAAGGAAGCTACTGAACTTGAGGTTCAGAATATTCTTTCCGATGCTTTCAATGCCTACAAATCTTCTAAAAAAGAATTCGAACTGGCACATGATGCCTACGATGCAAGTATCAACCTCATGGGACTTTACTTGAGCGAATTCGATCTCGGTATCCGCACCCTGCTGGACTTAATCACCGCAAGGGAAGGCCAGACAAGTGCGGCAGTTCGTGAAGTAAACGCCCGCTACGCCAGAATTCGGGCGGCACTCAATATTTTTCTCGAGCAGGGACGTTTACCGGAAGTTCTGGGACTGCCCATTGAAGACACCCCTTTTGTAACCGACAATGCCCTCTACTCTGCCAAAGGTGAATAA
- a CDS encoding ATP-binding protein has product MSFDGYMNKFLKIFFWSATILCCLPCPSTHASYLPDTILIDDSHARYDLRDYATVLPDNGYSISQISSEKFSDKFRAANEFFYPGKNPSGYWLRFSASLKNTSLPDRWIIKVVPPQIKKIILYTKDPAAKRWTEWHAGYGNEKRTSWQGELFLAHGIRLSVTPVTFYVFVQAEDSFFNPLLLVTENIFFKERTIENIWTATAFGFAFALISYNLFLFCCLWDKSYLWYSMQGLSLAIYFLLVRGVIFQYVLIDASLVAPFTFAFLAFFHFFSAMFVKTFFATADSPSWFKTLLNILPIIPAGFFLAIFFLPVVLTTTFISVLNVFYPAVYLFLGSWALQSGYSPARFFLFAWTVLLLVAMLIGLGGLGIVRSLEQMLILFQASSLFELLLLSLALADRIENYRRKKHIANEINQLKSSFITAVGNDICEPLDRINAESRQMLESRLDAQQSKVVSIIQSSAGYLKQIVSNINDIDAIENGSIVLLKEQIDFHAFISEIKEIIRPLADAKGIGLVIHKNDLLPDTITSDSVRLRQIILNLLGNAVKFTESGKVCLEIEMSESGICKFSVNDTGIGIPPEKLETIFESYAQADSSMSRNQNGTGLGLAISKLLIDKMGGSIHVHSRLGEGSCFSVIVPLEIDAVHTISGLSD; this is encoded by the coding sequence ATGTCTTTTGATGGGTACATGAATAAATTTTTGAAAATATTTTTTTGGTCGGCAACTATTCTTTGCTGCCTGCCCTGCCCTTCCACTCATGCATCCTACCTACCTGACACAATTCTTATAGATGATTCTCATGCAAGATACGACCTCCGCGATTACGCCACTGTACTTCCAGACAATGGCTATTCAATTTCGCAAATTTCATCTGAAAAATTTTCGGACAAATTTAGAGCTGCGAACGAATTCTTTTATCCGGGTAAAAATCCGTCCGGGTACTGGTTGCGCTTCAGCGCAAGCTTGAAAAATACATCCTTGCCCGACAGGTGGATTATTAAAGTCGTACCTCCCCAGATCAAGAAAATAATTTTGTACACCAAAGACCCCGCTGCCAAAAGATGGACCGAATGGCATGCCGGATACGGAAACGAGAAGCGAACAAGCTGGCAAGGTGAATTGTTCCTTGCACACGGGATCAGGTTGAGTGTTACTCCAGTTACCTTTTATGTATTTGTGCAGGCTGAGGATTCATTTTTCAATCCATTGCTGCTTGTCACCGAAAATATTTTTTTCAAGGAAAGAACGATCGAAAATATTTGGACCGCCACAGCTTTCGGTTTTGCTTTTGCCTTGATAAGTTACAACCTATTTTTATTCTGCTGCCTGTGGGATAAAAGTTACTTGTGGTACTCCATGCAAGGGCTTTCACTTGCGATATATTTTTTATTAGTTCGCGGTGTTATCTTTCAATATGTCCTCATTGACGCTTCTCTTGTTGCTCCATTTACTTTTGCTTTTCTGGCTTTTTTTCATTTTTTCAGTGCAATGTTTGTGAAGACTTTTTTTGCAACCGCTGACTCTCCCAGTTGGTTTAAGACTCTACTTAACATCCTACCTATAATTCCAGCTGGATTTTTTTTGGCTATTTTCTTTTTACCTGTCGTCCTTACGACAACTTTTATCTCCGTATTAAATGTCTTTTACCCTGCCGTGTACTTATTTTTGGGCAGTTGGGCATTGCAGTCAGGCTACTCCCCTGCGCGCTTTTTTCTTTTTGCCTGGACAGTGCTTCTCCTTGTTGCAATGCTGATTGGGCTTGGCGGCTTGGGAATTGTACGCAGTTTGGAGCAGATGCTAATTTTATTTCAGGCTTCGAGCCTTTTTGAATTGCTTCTTTTGTCTCTGGCGTTGGCGGATAGAATTGAAAATTATCGTCGAAAAAAACATATTGCCAACGAAATAAATCAACTCAAAAGTTCATTTATAACTGCAGTGGGCAATGATATTTGTGAACCGCTTGACAGAATCAATGCGGAGAGCAGACAAATGCTGGAATCAAGGCTTGATGCACAGCAAAGCAAGGTTGTTTCGATAATTCAGAGCTCTGCAGGATATTTAAAGCAAATTGTCAGTAACATTAATGACATAGATGCCATTGAAAATGGTTCTATAGTTCTTTTAAAAGAACAAATCGATTTTCATGCATTCATTTCTGAAATTAAAGAAATAATCCGGCCTTTAGCAGATGCGAAAGGGATCGGACTGGTTATACATAAGAACGATTTGCTTCCTGATACAATTACTAGTGACTCAGTACGATTACGGCAAATTATACTGAACCTTCTTGGCAATGCAGTTAAATTTACTGAGAGCGGTAAAGTTTGTCTTGAAATAGAAATGAGTGAAAGTGGAATTTGCAAGTTTTCGGTCAACGATACCGGGATCGGCATTCCTCCCGAAAAATTGGAAACAATTTTTGAAAGTTATGCTCAAGCCGACAGTTCAATGTCTAGAAACCAAAACGGTACCGGTTTAGGTTTGGCGATTAGCAAGCTGTTGATAGATAAGATGGGTGGTTCGATTCATGTCCACAGTCGGTTAGGTGAAGGAAGTTGCTTTTCCGTAATTGTTCCGCTTGAGATTGATGCCGTTCATACAATTTCAGGCTTGTCAGATTAA
- a CDS encoding DUF6088 family protein gives MQVAAQINNYIESVPPGKIITYGDFKDLQETKPQALAKALGRLVKKQVLIRQAKGAFYRPKKTLFGSVGPADEELISFLTRKGDEITGILTGQSVYLQLQIATQVPSVLTIASVAPRRKQNIGKIQVQYVRSYVDEIQEADIPLLQLLEALRFIKKAQDCAPDDVIQVVGTKMVRLTKSDLERLVKLAKSYPPMVRALCGCLSEGMVESIQVDSLRGSLNPYTKFKVMVSDAVLKNKKAWGIM, from the coding sequence ATGCAGGTAGCAGCACAGATTAATAACTATATTGAATCCGTCCCGCCAGGGAAGATCATCACCTATGGTGACTTTAAGGATTTGCAGGAAACCAAGCCTCAGGCTCTGGCGAAGGCTTTGGGACGTCTGGTGAAGAAGCAGGTTCTTATCCGTCAGGCCAAGGGGGCATTCTATCGTCCCAAGAAAACCCTTTTCGGATCAGTTGGTCCTGCTGATGAAGAGCTTATTTCTTTTTTGACTCGCAAAGGGGATGAGATAACCGGAATCCTTACCGGGCAGTCTGTGTACTTACAGCTTCAGATTGCAACGCAGGTCCCGAGTGTGCTGACCATTGCCAGCGTTGCTCCCCGTAGAAAGCAGAATATCGGTAAGATTCAAGTCCAGTATGTGCGTAGCTATGTAGATGAGATTCAGGAGGCGGATATTCCGCTGCTGCAATTGCTTGAGGCTTTACGCTTCATCAAGAAGGCGCAGGATTGTGCCCCTGATGATGTGATTCAAGTCGTTGGTACAAAAATGGTGCGGCTTACGAAGTCTGATCTGGAAAGATTGGTGAAGTTGGCTAAATCCTATCCGCCCATGGTTCGAGCCCTTTGCGGATGTCTTTCTGAAGGGATGGTTGAAAGCATTCAGGTTGATTCCTTAAGGGGTAGTCTGAATCCTTACACAAAGTTCAAGGTTATGGTTTCGGATGCGGTTTTGAAAAACAAGAAAGCTTGGGGGATAATGTGA